One window of the Acinonyx jubatus isolate Ajub_Pintada_27869175 chromosome A2, VMU_Ajub_asm_v1.0, whole genome shotgun sequence genome contains the following:
- the TEKTIP1 gene encoding tektin bundle-interacting protein 1 isoform X3, protein MGGPGWSFWRGAAEGTARRAPREGVLRGPREEVGAPVLRPPPEAHACLSPGPPPPGGSILGRGRVAAVWMEASTGQYRCRDTEGLCRCQQWPHRPSRREPLGTQRQTCRPWRGSGPRLPGPTSPRGPWKWHSQHLCTVVGTPRGRVTLTSAPSSRGLLRVQTPPSKNTRRGTRASLASRFPALQLCLLKPRLLIGFRSEIPAMTACPWRGPAGHRPSSRPHAGSTRPWGATQLASCGPPA, encoded by the exons aTGGGGGGGCCCGGATGGAGCTTCTGGAGGGGTGCAGCTGAGGGCACAGCCCGGAGAGCCCCACGTGAGGGTGTTCTCAGGGggcccagagaggaggtgggagccCCGGTTTTACGGCCACCACCCGAGGCACATGCCTGCCTGTCGCCTGGTCCTCCCCCTCCCGGGGGAAGCatcctggggcgggggcgggtggcGGCTGTCTGGATGGAGGCCAGCACTGGCCAGTACCGTTGCCGGGACACCGAGGGCCTTTGTCGCTGTCAACAATGGCCCCACAGGCCTTCCAGGCGTGAGCCCCTGGGGACCCAGAGGCAGACATGCAGACCCTGGCGTGGCAGCGGCCCGAGGCTGCCCGGCCCTACGTCCCCCAGGGGACCCTGGAAGTGGCATTCCCAGCACCTCTGTACAG TTGTTGGCACCCCTCGAGGACGCGTCACCCTGACCTCTGCCCCATCTTCACGTGGCCTTCTCCGTGTCCAAACCCCTCCTTCCAAGAACACCAGGCGCGGCACCAGGGCCAGCCTAGCCTCCCGCTTCCCAGCTTTACAGCTGTGTCTGCTGAAACCCCGCCTCCTGATAGGGTTCCGTTCTGAGATTCCAG CGATGACTGCCTGTCCCTGGAGGGGCCCCGCTGGACACCGGCCATCAAGCAGGCCACACGCTGGAAGTACACGCCCCTGGGGCGCGACGCAGCTGGCCAGCTGTGGTCCACCGGCCTAA
- the TEKTIP1 gene encoding tektin bundle-interacting protein 1 isoform X1 has translation MAFVSYTVPCPPRAFVYPPGAWCCSLLREAVLMPRTGSGPRGHREQVLPLSPPPASPGRKESRKSKKFSEGARRLERRGPRRVGLLLCQAWGGGGGGGCPGPCALDAGNTWHGVKRPIPEPAEARGEGREGHRLSLLLPALNPLSDDCLSLEGPRWTPAIKQATRWKYTPLGRDAAGQLWSTGLTTSDPREAWYTFPRAPDSPYREAHGHQHRCHSCQERSMPSACTQHLQETAWYNPVLPAQYRNPGTRWGSTLWRDRLIRGKEYVVNRHQYRVEPPWRSDHVPYLSVPRRPCYATQSYRRWSLEPYRPSANQRPPPTHLPVC, from the exons ATGGCCTTTGTTTCCTACACCGTCCCGTGCCCCCCCAGGGCCTTTGTATATCCACCTGGAGCTTGGTGCTGCAGCCTCCTCAGGGAAGCCGTCCTAATGCCCAGGACAGGCTCTGGTCCCAGAGGCCACCGGGAACAGGTGCTCCCCTTGTCCCCGCCCCCTGCGTccccagggagaaaggaaagccGAAAAAGTAAAAAGTTCAGTGAGGGTGCACGGAGGCTAGAGAGGAGGGGGCCACGAAGGGTCGGCCTCCTGCTCTgccaggcctgggggggggggggggggggggggtgtccaggCCCTTGCGCCCTCGATGCTGGCAACACATGGCATGGGGTAAAAAGGCCCATTCCAGAGCCAGCTGAGGCccggggggagggcagggagggccacaggctcagcctcctcctccctgcccttaaCCCCCTCAGCGATGACTGCCTGTCCCTGGAGGGGCCCCGCTGGACACCGGCCATCAAGCAGGCCACACGCTGGAAGTACACGCCCCTGGGGCGCGACGCAGCTGGCCAGCTGTGGTCCACCGGCCTAACCACCTCAGACCCCCGTGAGGCCTGGTACACGTTCCCGCGGGCCCCGGACAGCCCCTACCGGGAGGCCCACGGCCACCAGCACAGATGTCACAGCTGCCAGGAGCGAAGCATGCCCTCGG CCTGTACCCAGCACCTCCAGGAGACCGCCTGGTACAACCCTGTCCTCCCTGCCCAGTACAGGAACCCCGGCACACGGTGGGGGAGCACGCTGTGGAGGGACAGACTCATCCGGGGCAAGGAGTACG TGGTCAACAGGCACCAATACCGGGTGGAGCCACCGTGGCGGTCGGACCACGTGCCGTACCTGTCTGTGCCGCGGCGGCCGTGCTACGCCACCCAGAGCTACCGGcggtggagcctggagccttacCGTCCCTCCGCCAACCAGCGGCCCCCGCCCACCCACCTGCCCGTCTGCTGA
- the TEKTIP1 gene encoding tektin bundle-interacting protein 1 isoform X4: protein MQTLAWQRPEAARPYVPQGTLEVAFPAPLYSDDCLSLEGPRWTPAIKQATRWKYTPLGRDAAGQLWSTGLTTSDPREAWYTFPRAPDSPYREAHGHQHRCHSCQERSMPSACTQHLQETAWYNPVLPAQYRNPGTRWGSTLWRDRLIRGKEYVVNRHQYRVEPPWRSDHVPYLSVPRRPCYATQSYRRWSLEPYRPSANQRPPPTHLPVC, encoded by the exons ATGCAGACCCTGGCGTGGCAGCGGCCCGAGGCTGCCCGGCCCTACGTCCCCCAGGGGACCCTGGAAGTGGCATTCCCAGCACCTCTGTACAG CGATGACTGCCTGTCCCTGGAGGGGCCCCGCTGGACACCGGCCATCAAGCAGGCCACACGCTGGAAGTACACGCCCCTGGGGCGCGACGCAGCTGGCCAGCTGTGGTCCACCGGCCTAACCACCTCAGACCCCCGTGAGGCCTGGTACACGTTCCCGCGGGCCCCGGACAGCCCCTACCGGGAGGCCCACGGCCACCAGCACAGATGTCACAGCTGCCAGGAGCGAAGCATGCCCTCGG CCTGTACCCAGCACCTCCAGGAGACCGCCTGGTACAACCCTGTCCTCCCTGCCCAGTACAGGAACCCCGGCACACGGTGGGGGAGCACGCTGTGGAGGGACAGACTCATCCGGGGCAAGGAGTACG TGGTCAACAGGCACCAATACCGGGTGGAGCCACCGTGGCGGTCGGACCACGTGCCGTACCTGTCTGTGCCGCGGCGGCCGTGCTACGCCACCCAGAGCTACCGGcggtggagcctggagccttacCGTCCCTCCGCCAACCAGCGGCCCCCGCCCACCCACCTGCCCGTCTGCTGA
- the MFSD12 gene encoding major facilitator superfamily domain-containing protein 12 isoform X1, protein MLTLRGRYFCYLRFLETEAPSPLPKVPQPGSLVQTMVNLAWPAPGRVLARAAHSSDQSVRFVPGPCGGLQGPSAPRNRIGMPRPRTSSREIARKGGFGFISPSPGLRTWAPRRGVRHRLCPAVLPLHLQPVPGLRGGYPGVGRPPLLRALHRDLPVRLGRYADRPPQSHPGARHQRPREGGAHGPQVRLHRGGQHHRVRCRLAAAPPAGLPAHGRGPGCPRPAGRPRRAGVPEPVPAGGRSGRHLLAAVPCGHEGRAPAAGGGARRAQPAAGPAHRPAPAALETLAAGARLLSGGSRRPRVPCRWGQGAPSEPSLLCPQVGLLYMSTRLIVNLSQTYIAMYLTYSLNLPKKFIATIPLVMYVSGFCSSFLMKPVNKCIGRNLTYFAGLLVILAFAAWVALADRLGVAVYVAAVLLGTGCATILVTSLAMTADLIGPHTHSGAFVYGAMSFSDKVANGLAVMAIQSLHPCSLELCCRACVGFYHWVMVAVTGGVGVAATLCLCSLLIWPIRLRSWDPGA, encoded by the exons ATGCTGACTTTGAGAGGCAGATATTTTTGTTATCTCCGCTTtctggaaactgaggccccaagtcCCTTGCCCAAGGTCCCCCAGCCAGGCAGCCTCGTCCAGACAATGGTTAACCTGGCCTGGCCGGCTCCAGGGCGGGTTCTGGCCAGGGCGGCGCATTCTTCTGACCAGAGTGTACGGTTTGTGCCTGGGCCCTGCGGGGGCCTCCAGGGCCCCAGCGCCCCCAGGAATCGGATCGGGATGCCCCGCCCACGCACCAGTTCCAGAGAAATAGCAAGGAAAGGTGGTTTTGGTTTCATTTCCCCATCCCCGGGACTGCGGACgtgggccccgcgtcggggcgTGAG GCACCGTCTGTGTCCTGCTGTCCTTCCCCTTCATCTTCAGCCCGTGCCTGGGCTGCGGGGCGGGTACCCCGGAGTGGGCCGCCCTCCTCTACTACGGGCCCTTCATCGTGATCTTCCAGTTCGGCTGGGCCGCTACGCAGATCGCCCACCTCAGTCTCATCCCGGAGCTCGTCACCAACGACCACGAGAAGGTGGAGCTCACGGCCCTCAG GTACGCCTTCACCGTGGTGGCCAACATCACCGTGTACGGTGCCGCCTGGCTGCTGCTCCGCCTGCAGGGCTCCCCGCACATGGACGTGGCCCGGGATGTCCGCGACCAGCTGGGCGTCCAAGACGTGCGGGTGTTCCAG aaccTGTCCCTGCTGGTGGTCGGAGTGGGCGCCATCTTCTCGCTGCTGTTCCATGTGGGCACGAGGGAAGGGCGCCGGCCGCGGGCGGAGGAGCCCGACGAGCACAGCCCGCTGCTGGCCCCGCCCACCGCCCAGCCCCTGCTGCTCTGGAAACACTGGCTGCGGGAGCCCGCCTTCTATCAG GCGGCTCCCGTAGGCCCCGTGTCCCCTGCCGATGGGGGCAGGGCGCGCCGTCGGAGCCCAGCCTTCTCTGCCCGCAGGTGGGCCTGCTGTACATGAGCACGAGGCTCATCGTGAACCTGTCCCAGACGTACATAGCCATGTACCTCACCTACTCGCTCAACCTGCCCAAG AAGTTCATCGCCACCATCCCGCTGGTGATGTATGTCAGCGGATTCTGCTCGTCCTTCCTCATGAAGCCGGTCAACAAGTGCATCGGGAGGAAC CTGACCTACTTCGCGGGCCTCCTGGTGATCCTGGCCTTCGCCGCCTGGGTGGCGCTGGCAGACAGGCTCGGCGTGGCCGTGTACGTAGCCGCCGTGCTGCTGGGCACGGGCTGTGCCACGATCCTCGTCACCTCGCTGGCCATGACGGCCGACCTCATCGGCCCCCACACG CACAGCGGAGCCTTTGTGTATGGTGCCATGAGCTTCTCGGATAAGGTGGCCAACGGGCTGGCGGTCATGGCCATCCAGAGCCTGCATCCCTGCTC cTTAGAGCTCTGCTGCCGGGCCTGCGTAGGCTTCTACCACTGGGTGATGGTGGCTGTGACTGGTGGCGTGGGCGTGGCCGCCACCCTCTGTCTGTGCAGTCTCCTGATCTGGCCCATCCGCCTGCGGAGCT GGGACCCCGGAGCCTAA
- the TEKTIP1 gene encoding tektin bundle-interacting protein 1 isoform X2 → MGGPGWSFWRGAAEGTARRAPREGVLRGPREEVGAPVLRPPPEAHACLSPGPPPPGGSILGRGRVAAVWMEASTGQYRCRDTEGLCRCQQWPHRPSRREPLGTQRQTCRPWRGSGPRLPGPTSPRGPWKWHSQHLCTVVGTPRGRVTLTSAPSSRGLLRVQTPPSKNTRRGTRASLASRFPALQLCLLKPRLLIGFRSEIPGDMWASGFLGPDLCLQALVKKPVASSPAGTASGQLSGSEPLPVVCGKERLSRFLLKQVCAASAALEVFFLLLMVPR, encoded by the exons aTGGGGGGGCCCGGATGGAGCTTCTGGAGGGGTGCAGCTGAGGGCACAGCCCGGAGAGCCCCACGTGAGGGTGTTCTCAGGGggcccagagaggaggtgggagccCCGGTTTTACGGCCACCACCCGAGGCACATGCCTGCCTGTCGCCTGGTCCTCCCCCTCCCGGGGGAAGCatcctggggcgggggcgggtggcGGCTGTCTGGATGGAGGCCAGCACTGGCCAGTACCGTTGCCGGGACACCGAGGGCCTTTGTCGCTGTCAACAATGGCCCCACAGGCCTTCCAGGCGTGAGCCCCTGGGGACCCAGAGGCAGACATGCAGACCCTGGCGTGGCAGCGGCCCGAGGCTGCCCGGCCCTACGTCCCCCAGGGGACCCTGGAAGTGGCATTCCCAGCACCTCTGTACAG TTGTTGGCACCCCTCGAGGACGCGTCACCCTGACCTCTGCCCCATCTTCACGTGGCCTTCTCCGTGTCCAAACCCCTCCTTCCAAGAACACCAGGCGCGGCACCAGGGCCAGCCTAGCCTCCCGCTTCCCAGCTTTACAGCTGTGTCTGCTGAAACCCCGCCTCCTGATAGGGTTCCGTTCTGAGATTCCAG GAGACATGTGGGCTTCTGGTTTTCTGGGACCAGATCTGTGCCTGCAGGCGCTGGTGAAAAAGCCTGTTGCCAGCAGCCCTGCGGGCACTGCCTCGGGGCAGCTCAGCGGCTCAGAGCCCCTGCCCGTCGTGTGCGGGAAGGAGCGGCTGTCGAGGTTTCTGCTCAAGCAAGTGTGTGCGGCTTCGGCAGctttggaggttttttttctgcttttaatggTACCACGCTGA
- the MFSD12 gene encoding major facilitator superfamily domain-containing protein 12 isoform X4, translating into MVNLAWPAPGRVLARAAHSSDQSVRFVPGPCGGLQGPSAPRNRIGMPRPRTSSREIARKGTVCVLLSFPFIFSPCLGCGAGTPEWAALLYYGPFIVIFQFGWAATQIAHLSLIPELVTNDHEKVELTALRYAFTVVANITVYGAAWLLLRLQGSPHMDVARDVRDQLGVQDVRVFQNLSLLVVGVGAIFSLLFHVGTREGRRPRAEEPDEHSPLLAPPTAQPLLLWKHWLREPAFYQVGLLYMSTRLIVNLSQTYIAMYLTYSLNLPKKFIATIPLVMYVSGFCSSFLMKPVNKCIGRNLTYFAGLLVILAFAAWVALADRLGVAVYVAAVLLGTGCATILVTSLAMTADLIGPHTHSGAFVYGAMSFSDKVANGLAVMAIQSLHPCSLELCCRACVGFYHWVMVAVTGGVGVAATLCLCSLLIWPIRLRSWDPGA; encoded by the exons ATGGTTAACCTGGCCTGGCCGGCTCCAGGGCGGGTTCTGGCCAGGGCGGCGCATTCTTCTGACCAGAGTGTACGGTTTGTGCCTGGGCCCTGCGGGGGCCTCCAGGGCCCCAGCGCCCCCAGGAATCGGATCGGGATGCCCCGCCCACGCACCAGTTCCAGAGAAATAGCAAGGAAAG GCACCGTCTGTGTCCTGCTGTCCTTCCCCTTCATCTTCAGCCCGTGCCTGGGCTGCGGGGCGGGTACCCCGGAGTGGGCCGCCCTCCTCTACTACGGGCCCTTCATCGTGATCTTCCAGTTCGGCTGGGCCGCTACGCAGATCGCCCACCTCAGTCTCATCCCGGAGCTCGTCACCAACGACCACGAGAAGGTGGAGCTCACGGCCCTCAG GTACGCCTTCACCGTGGTGGCCAACATCACCGTGTACGGTGCCGCCTGGCTGCTGCTCCGCCTGCAGGGCTCCCCGCACATGGACGTGGCCCGGGATGTCCGCGACCAGCTGGGCGTCCAAGACGTGCGGGTGTTCCAG aaccTGTCCCTGCTGGTGGTCGGAGTGGGCGCCATCTTCTCGCTGCTGTTCCATGTGGGCACGAGGGAAGGGCGCCGGCCGCGGGCGGAGGAGCCCGACGAGCACAGCCCGCTGCTGGCCCCGCCCACCGCCCAGCCCCTGCTGCTCTGGAAACACTGGCTGCGGGAGCCCGCCTTCTATCAG GTGGGCCTGCTGTACATGAGCACGAGGCTCATCGTGAACCTGTCCCAGACGTACATAGCCATGTACCTCACCTACTCGCTCAACCTGCCCAAG AAGTTCATCGCCACCATCCCGCTGGTGATGTATGTCAGCGGATTCTGCTCGTCCTTCCTCATGAAGCCGGTCAACAAGTGCATCGGGAGGAAC CTGACCTACTTCGCGGGCCTCCTGGTGATCCTGGCCTTCGCCGCCTGGGTGGCGCTGGCAGACAGGCTCGGCGTGGCCGTGTACGTAGCCGCCGTGCTGCTGGGCACGGGCTGTGCCACGATCCTCGTCACCTCGCTGGCCATGACGGCCGACCTCATCGGCCCCCACACG CACAGCGGAGCCTTTGTGTATGGTGCCATGAGCTTCTCGGATAAGGTGGCCAACGGGCTGGCGGTCATGGCCATCCAGAGCCTGCATCCCTGCTC cTTAGAGCTCTGCTGCCGGGCCTGCGTAGGCTTCTACCACTGGGTGATGGTGGCTGTGACTGGTGGCGTGGGCGTGGCCGCCACCCTCTGTCTGTGCAGTCTCCTGATCTGGCCCATCCGCCTGCGGAGCT GGGACCCCGGAGCCTAA
- the MFSD12 gene encoding major facilitator superfamily domain-containing protein 12 isoform X2, which yields MLTLRGRYFCYLRFLETEAPSPLPKVPQPGSLVQTMVNLAWPAPGRVLARAAHSSDQSVRFVPGPCGGLQGPSAPRNRIGMPRPRTSSREIARKGGFGFISPSPGLRTWAPRRGVRHRLCPAVLPLHLQPVPGLRGGYPGVGRPPLLRALHRDLPVRLGRYADRPPQSHPGARHQRPREGGAHGPQVRLHRGGQHHRVRCRLAAAPPAGLPAHGRGPGCPRPAGRPRRAGVPEPVPAGGRSGRHLLAAVPCGHEGRAPAAGGGARRAQPAAGPAHRPAPAALETLAAGARLLSGGSRRPRVPCRWGQGAPSEPSLLCPQVGLLYMSTRLIVNLSQTYIAMYLTYSLNLPKKFIATIPLVMYVSGFCSSFLMKPVNKCIGRNLTYFAGLLVILAFAAWVALADRLGVAVYVAAVLLGTGCATILVTSLAMTADLIGPHTHSGAFVYGAMSFSDKVANGLAVMAIQSLHPCSGPRSLTLTPSPHGRGPVHMNSTGHAQLPSLPPILTRL from the exons ATGCTGACTTTGAGAGGCAGATATTTTTGTTATCTCCGCTTtctggaaactgaggccccaagtcCCTTGCCCAAGGTCCCCCAGCCAGGCAGCCTCGTCCAGACAATGGTTAACCTGGCCTGGCCGGCTCCAGGGCGGGTTCTGGCCAGGGCGGCGCATTCTTCTGACCAGAGTGTACGGTTTGTGCCTGGGCCCTGCGGGGGCCTCCAGGGCCCCAGCGCCCCCAGGAATCGGATCGGGATGCCCCGCCCACGCACCAGTTCCAGAGAAATAGCAAGGAAAGGTGGTTTTGGTTTCATTTCCCCATCCCCGGGACTGCGGACgtgggccccgcgtcggggcgTGAG GCACCGTCTGTGTCCTGCTGTCCTTCCCCTTCATCTTCAGCCCGTGCCTGGGCTGCGGGGCGGGTACCCCGGAGTGGGCCGCCCTCCTCTACTACGGGCCCTTCATCGTGATCTTCCAGTTCGGCTGGGCCGCTACGCAGATCGCCCACCTCAGTCTCATCCCGGAGCTCGTCACCAACGACCACGAGAAGGTGGAGCTCACGGCCCTCAG GTACGCCTTCACCGTGGTGGCCAACATCACCGTGTACGGTGCCGCCTGGCTGCTGCTCCGCCTGCAGGGCTCCCCGCACATGGACGTGGCCCGGGATGTCCGCGACCAGCTGGGCGTCCAAGACGTGCGGGTGTTCCAG aaccTGTCCCTGCTGGTGGTCGGAGTGGGCGCCATCTTCTCGCTGCTGTTCCATGTGGGCACGAGGGAAGGGCGCCGGCCGCGGGCGGAGGAGCCCGACGAGCACAGCCCGCTGCTGGCCCCGCCCACCGCCCAGCCCCTGCTGCTCTGGAAACACTGGCTGCGGGAGCCCGCCTTCTATCAG GCGGCTCCCGTAGGCCCCGTGTCCCCTGCCGATGGGGGCAGGGCGCGCCGTCGGAGCCCAGCCTTCTCTGCCCGCAGGTGGGCCTGCTGTACATGAGCACGAGGCTCATCGTGAACCTGTCCCAGACGTACATAGCCATGTACCTCACCTACTCGCTCAACCTGCCCAAG AAGTTCATCGCCACCATCCCGCTGGTGATGTATGTCAGCGGATTCTGCTCGTCCTTCCTCATGAAGCCGGTCAACAAGTGCATCGGGAGGAAC CTGACCTACTTCGCGGGCCTCCTGGTGATCCTGGCCTTCGCCGCCTGGGTGGCGCTGGCAGACAGGCTCGGCGTGGCCGTGTACGTAGCCGCCGTGCTGCTGGGCACGGGCTGTGCCACGATCCTCGTCACCTCGCTGGCCATGACGGCCGACCTCATCGGCCCCCACACG CACAGCGGAGCCTTTGTGTATGGTGCCATGAGCTTCTCGGATAAGGTGGCCAACGGGCTGGCGGTCATGGCCATCCAGAGCCTGCATCCCTGCTC GGGACCCCGGAGCCTAACCCTGACACCGTCCCCCCACGGTCGCGGTCCTGTGCACATGAACTCTACAGGCCATGCCCagctcccatccctgccccccatccTCACCCGGCTGTGA